From Zhongshania aliphaticivorans, one genomic window encodes:
- a CDS encoding glucose 1-dehydrogenase, translating into MGRVNGKVCIVTGAASGMGKADAIMLAAEGAKVVLTDLNEADGQAVAAQIGESAIFVKHNVTSEEDWQRVVSTAVAHFGRLDVLVNNAGMMTLGNVVDCSLEDYRRVNAVNSEGVFLGCKTAIPAMEASGNGGSIINMSSVAAIHGMSFVAAYSASKGAVMALTKSVALYCREKRNGIRCNSIHPDGVKTPMVFKVATGQDSATREEIESLSTVEHPMCEPEDIAALVLYLASDESKFVNAAEMLIDNASTATPPIGM; encoded by the coding sequence ATGGGACGTGTAAACGGCAAGGTATGCATAGTAACGGGTGCGGCAAGTGGCATGGGCAAGGCTGACGCGATTATGCTCGCCGCCGAGGGTGCAAAAGTGGTGCTGACAGACCTTAACGAGGCCGACGGCCAGGCTGTTGCCGCGCAAATTGGAGAGTCTGCCATTTTTGTGAAACACAATGTGACGAGCGAAGAAGATTGGCAGCGGGTAGTGAGCACGGCTGTGGCGCATTTTGGCCGCTTGGATGTGCTGGTGAATAACGCTGGTATGATGACCTTGGGTAATGTTGTTGATTGTAGTCTTGAGGACTACCGGCGTGTTAATGCGGTCAACAGCGAGGGTGTTTTTCTAGGCTGTAAGACGGCAATACCGGCAATGGAAGCGTCGGGTAATGGTGGTTCCATCATTAATATGTCCTCGGTGGCGGCGATTCATGGCATGTCTTTTGTGGCGGCGTACAGCGCGAGCAAAGGAGCGGTAATGGCGTTGACCAAGTCGGTAGCGCTGTATTGCCGTGAAAAGCGCAATGGCATCCGCTGTAATTCTATTCACCCCGATGGCGTTAAAACGCCCATGGTATTTAAAGTTGCAACCGGTCAAGATTCCGCCACCAGAGAAGAGATTGAATCCCTTTCTACCGTTGAACACCCAATGTGCGAGCCGGAAGATATTGCTGCGCTGGTGCTTTATTTGGCATCGGATGAGTCGAAGTTTGTGAATGCAGCGGAAATGTTGATTGATAATGCTTCCACTGCGACACCGCCAATTGGCATGTAA
- a CDS encoding EthD domain-containing protein, translating to MQKVIYLMWAGVPGPEFNQRLLSWLAPELAAQAGVKRIQLNLVDDAVAAASALRMENSAQGFDAMCSLYLDDGAERLVLQEYIQSCCVQFSRYHVDEFEALENTTQRVGRGQRTPGFSQVALLRCPQNMAYEDWRGYWQGTHTQIAIDTQSSFRYVQNVVTELAGSDVGCYHAIVEECFPAEAMTDPEVFYAAKGDPEKYQANCQKMISSCQNFIDFDEIDVIPTSEYQF from the coding sequence GTGCAAAAAGTTATTTATTTAATGTGGGCTGGTGTGCCTGGGCCAGAATTTAATCAGCGTTTATTGTCTTGGTTGGCACCTGAACTGGCTGCTCAAGCTGGCGTTAAACGCATTCAGTTGAATCTGGTTGATGACGCGGTGGCTGCTGCCTCCGCGTTGCGCATGGAAAATTCAGCGCAGGGGTTTGACGCAATGTGCTCGCTCTATTTGGATGATGGAGCAGAGCGGCTGGTGCTTCAGGAGTACATCCAGTCGTGTTGTGTCCAATTTAGTCGCTATCATGTGGATGAGTTTGAGGCGCTGGAGAATACAACGCAACGCGTGGGACGCGGGCAGCGGACACCGGGCTTTAGTCAGGTGGCGCTACTGCGTTGCCCTCAGAACATGGCCTATGAAGATTGGCGAGGCTACTGGCAGGGCACGCACACCCAGATTGCCATCGACACGCAGTCGAGTTTTCGCTATGTACAAAATGTGGTCACTGAACTTGCCGGTAGTGATGTGGGCTGTTATCACGCTATTGTTGAAGAATGTTTCCCCGCTGAGGCAATGACAGACCCTGAAGTGTTTTATGCGGCGAAAGGCGACCCTGAAAAGTACCAAGCCAATTGCCAAAAAATGATTTCTAGCTGTCAAAATTTTATCGATTTTGATGAAATTGATGTAATACCCACGAGCGAGTACCAGTTTTGA
- the ung gene encoding uracil-DNA glycosylase yields the protein MTEITVDPSWRHLLEREFAQDYYRELMAFLEKRKAAGAKIFPPQEAWFSALASTPLTDVKVVILGQDPYHAEGQAHGLCFSVLPDVKTPPSLRNIYKELHRDLHLPIPHHGCLNSWARQGVLLLNTVFTVEEGKAGSHQGQGWERFSEALVSTLNTERERLVFMLWGAQAQKKGADIDQDRHLVLCAAHPSPLSAHRGFLGCGHFSQANAYLTANGQQPIDWQIPALPEPAFQLIP from the coding sequence GTGACAGAGATTACCGTCGATCCCTCCTGGAGGCATCTGCTAGAGCGGGAGTTTGCTCAAGACTATTACCGTGAATTAATGGCCTTTTTAGAAAAGCGAAAGGCCGCGGGAGCCAAGATTTTTCCGCCGCAAGAGGCATGGTTTTCTGCTTTGGCTTCTACGCCATTGACTGATGTTAAGGTGGTTATTCTTGGTCAAGACCCTTACCACGCAGAGGGGCAGGCCCATGGTCTGTGTTTCTCGGTGCTGCCTGACGTGAAAACGCCACCGTCACTGAGAAATATTTACAAGGAGTTGCACCGTGATCTGCATTTGCCGATACCTCACCACGGCTGCCTAAATAGCTGGGCGAGGCAGGGTGTGCTTCTGCTGAATACCGTGTTCACGGTGGAAGAGGGTAAGGCGGGGTCTCATCAGGGCCAGGGTTGGGAGCGCTTTAGTGAGGCCCTTGTATCAACTCTCAACACTGAGCGCGAAAGGCTAGTGTTTATGCTCTGGGGGGCGCAGGCGCAAAAAAAAGGTGCGGACATTGATCAAGATCGTCACTTGGTTTTATGCGCAGCTCATCCATCGCCCTTGTCGGCGCATCGAGGTTTTTTGGGCTGCGGTCATTTCTCGCAGGCGAATGCTTATTTGACGGCAAATGGCCAGCAGCCCATAGATTGGCAGATTCCAGCGCTGCCCGAGCCAGCGTTCCAGCTTATTCCTTAG